The following proteins come from a genomic window of Chlamydiales bacterium:
- the rpoC gene encoding DNA-directed RNA polymerase subunit beta', with amino-acid sequence MFEESQKNRFDKLKIGIASDAVIRDKWSLGEIKKPETINYRTFKPEKGGLFCEKIFGPTKDWECACGKYKKIKHKGIVCDRCGVEVTLSKVRRERMAHIELSVPVVHIWFFKSMPSRIGNVLGMSSSDLERIIYYEEYVVIESGQTDLERKQLLNDAEYRDAIEKWGHGAFDAKMGGEAVADLLRNEDLDGLLIDLKEKLRRTKSQQARMKLAKRLKIVEGFVTSSNKPEWMVMRSIPVIPPDLRPLVPLDGGRFATSDLNDLYRRVINRNNRLKAILRLKTPDVIVRNEKRMLQEAVDALFDNGRHGHPVMGAGNRPLKSLSEMLKGKGGRFRQNLLGKRVDYSGRSVIIVGPELKFNQCGIPKDMALELFEPFIVKRLKELGYVYTIRSAKKMIQRGAPEVWDVLEEIIKGHPVMLNRAPTLHRLGIQAFEPVLIEGKAIRIHPLVCSAFNADFDGDQMAVHVPLSIEAQLETKILMMAPDNIFLPSSGKPVAIPSKDMTLGLYYLMADPIYFPKKTKVFSDQNEVLLALSAADSMTLFNERGKKSNRYDTTGRGLHIHEKIQVRIEGSIIVTTPGRVLFNKIVPKELGFQNYNMPSKRMSQLILDCYRKVGLEATVKFLDDLKDLGFSQATKAAISMGITDVRIPKIKHKVIKDAYQKVEVVRKQYEDGIITDGERESKTISIWTEVSDYLSETLFEEVSKVEDSRHNPLFLMIDSGARGNKSQLKQLGGLRGLMAKPTGEIIESPITSNFREGLTVIEYSISSHGARKGLADTALKTADSGYLTRRLVDVAQDVIVTEFDCGTLNAIEVSGIKQGQEELLPLKDRIYGRTIADNIYQPGDKSKLLAKAGDILTAQQAELIDDAGIESVRIRSPLTCESRRGVCANCYGMNLANGRQIGLGEAVGIIAAQSIGEPGTQLTMRTFHLGGIAAATFSPEIVVENEGIAVYMDLRTVEDSHGNSLVLNKNGALHVVRDEGRKLQDYKKLLSTKSIESLQIIPLELGAKILVKDGASVHPGQKIVEIELHNIPIICDRSGYIKYEDLVEGISTEKEINKQTGLIELIVKQHRGELHPQIAIYNDPDFKDLVGTYAIPAGAVLSVDEKQHIKPGMLLARLPRGAIKTKDITGGLPRVAELVEARKPKEAAEIAKIDGLVDFRGVQKNRRIVIVRDETTGMEEEHLIPLTKHLIVQRGDNVLKGQQLTDGLVVPHEILEICGVRELQKYLVNEVQEVYQLQGVDINDKHIEIIVRQMLQKVRVIDPGDTTLLFGEEVHKKQFYEENRRTIEEGGKPAQAAPLLLGITKASLGTQSFISAASFQDTTRVLTGAACAGNTDYLMGFKENVIMGHMIPGGTGFDNHYRVKQYLDSEEQEELAFDFG; translated from the coding sequence ATGTTTGAAGAGTCTCAAAAAAATCGTTTTGATAAGTTAAAAATCGGAATCGCATCGGATGCTGTTATTCGAGATAAGTGGTCCCTTGGAGAGATAAAAAAACCTGAAACTATTAACTACCGTACATTTAAGCCTGAAAAGGGAGGACTTTTTTGTGAAAAGATTTTTGGTCCCACAAAAGATTGGGAGTGTGCTTGTGGTAAGTATAAAAAAATCAAACACAAAGGAATTGTCTGTGATCGATGTGGTGTAGAGGTGACTCTTTCAAAAGTTCGTCGAGAGAGGATGGCACATATTGAGCTTTCTGTTCCTGTTGTCCACATCTGGTTTTTTAAGTCAATGCCTTCGCGTATTGGTAATGTTTTAGGCATGTCTTCGAGTGATCTTGAACGGATTATTTATTACGAAGAGTATGTGGTTATTGAGTCTGGTCAAACTGATCTTGAACGTAAACAACTACTAAATGATGCAGAGTATCGAGATGCAATTGAGAAGTGGGGCCATGGAGCTTTTGACGCAAAAATGGGTGGAGAAGCGGTTGCTGATTTATTACGTAATGAAGATCTCGATGGGTTATTAATAGATCTCAAAGAAAAACTCAGAAGAACAAAATCTCAACAAGCTCGCATGAAATTGGCTAAGCGCCTTAAGATTGTAGAAGGATTTGTCACCTCTTCTAATAAGCCTGAATGGATGGTGATGCGATCCATTCCTGTCATTCCACCTGATTTAAGGCCACTAGTTCCTCTTGACGGGGGACGTTTTGCTACTTCAGATCTAAATGATCTTTATCGTCGAGTGATTAATCGCAATAATCGCTTAAAAGCTATTTTACGTCTTAAAACACCTGACGTAATTGTCCGAAATGAAAAAAGGATGCTACAAGAGGCAGTAGATGCTCTTTTTGATAATGGTCGTCATGGTCATCCAGTCATGGGAGCAGGAAATCGTCCATTAAAATCCCTCTCTGAAATGCTTAAAGGAAAGGGAGGACGCTTTCGTCAAAACCTTCTTGGTAAAAGAGTAGATTATTCAGGTCGCTCTGTGATTATTGTAGGACCTGAGTTGAAGTTTAATCAGTGTGGAATTCCTAAAGACATGGCTCTTGAGCTTTTTGAACCTTTTATTGTGAAACGATTAAAAGAATTAGGATATGTCTATACGATTCGTTCAGCTAAAAAAATGATCCAACGGGGAGCACCTGAAGTATGGGATGTCCTTGAAGAGATTATAAAAGGCCATCCAGTCATGCTGAACCGAGCTCCTACTCTTCATAGACTTGGGATTCAAGCTTTTGAACCTGTGCTTATTGAAGGAAAGGCCATTCGGATACACCCTCTCGTTTGTTCCGCCTTTAATGCGGACTTTGATGGTGATCAAATGGCTGTTCACGTTCCCTTATCGATTGAAGCTCAGCTAGAAACAAAAATTTTAATGATGGCTCCTGATAATATTTTCCTGCCTTCTTCTGGTAAGCCTGTTGCGATTCCTTCTAAAGATATGACTTTAGGACTCTATTATTTAATGGCAGATCCTATTTATTTTCCTAAAAAGACCAAAGTGTTTTCGGATCAAAATGAAGTGCTATTAGCTCTATCAGCTGCTGATAGTATGACTTTATTTAATGAAAGAGGTAAAAAAAGCAACAGATATGACACCACAGGTCGGGGTTTACATATTCATGAAAAAATTCAAGTAAGGATTGAAGGATCCATTATTGTTACGACACCAGGTCGAGTACTTTTTAATAAAATTGTACCAAAAGAACTTGGATTTCAGAATTACAACATGCCAAGCAAACGCATGAGTCAGTTGATTCTTGATTGTTATAGAAAGGTTGGATTAGAAGCAACAGTTAAATTTTTAGATGATCTTAAAGATCTAGGTTTCTCTCAGGCTACAAAAGCAGCGATTTCCATGGGGATTACTGACGTACGTATTCCTAAAATTAAGCATAAAGTCATTAAGGATGCGTATCAGAAAGTAGAAGTTGTGCGTAAACAATATGAAGATGGAATTATCACTGATGGTGAGCGAGAGTCAAAAACAATTAGCATTTGGACTGAAGTCTCAGATTATCTTTCTGAAACTCTGTTTGAAGAAGTAAGTAAAGTCGAAGATTCTCGCCATAATCCTCTCTTTTTAATGATTGATTCTGGAGCAAGGGGAAATAAGTCTCAGTTGAAACAACTTGGTGGTTTACGTGGTCTGATGGCTAAGCCAACAGGAGAGATTATTGAATCTCCAATTACCTCTAATTTTAGAGAAGGTTTAACAGTGATTGAATATTCAATTTCCTCTCATGGCGCGCGTAAAGGTCTTGCGGATACTGCTTTGAAAACAGCAGATTCAGGTTATTTGACTCGTCGACTCGTTGATGTGGCTCAAGATGTCATTGTGACTGAGTTTGATTGTGGCACGTTGAATGCAATTGAAGTTTCAGGAATTAAACAGGGACAAGAAGAATTATTACCACTTAAAGATCGTATTTACGGTCGAACAATTGCTGATAATATTTATCAACCTGGTGATAAGAGTAAACTGCTTGCAAAAGCTGGCGATATTCTAACAGCTCAACAAGCTGAATTGATTGATGATGCAGGAATTGAGAGTGTAAGAATTCGTTCTCCATTAACATGTGAAAGTCGACGAGGAGTTTGTGCAAATTGTTATGGAATGAATTTAGCTAATGGACGTCAGATTGGATTAGGAGAAGCTGTTGGAATTATTGCCGCGCAGTCCATTGGAGAACCGGGGACTCAGTTGACAATGAGAACATTTCATTTAGGAGGGATTGCTGCAGCTACTTTTAGTCCTGAGATTGTTGTGGAAAATGAGGGAATTGCTGTCTATATGGATTTAAGAACAGTTGAGGATTCGCATGGAAATTCTTTGGTTTTAAATAAAAATGGAGCATTACATGTTGTGCGTGATGAGGGACGTAAACTCCAAGACTATAAGAAACTTCTTAGCACAAAATCTATAGAATCTCTTCAAATAATTCCGCTTGAGCTTGGAGCTAAAATTCTTGTTAAAGATGGAGCATCTGTCCATCCTGGACAAAAAATTGTAGAAATTGAGCTTCATAACATTCCTATTATTTGCGATCGTTCCGGATATATTAAATACGAAGATCTTGTGGAAGGTATTTCAACTGAAAAAGAAATTAATAAACAAACTGGACTTATAGAATTAATCGTAAAACAACATCGAGGTGAGCTACATCCTCAAATTGCAATTTATAATGATCCTGATTTTAAAGATTTAGTGGGTACTTATGCTATTCCAGCTGGAGCTGTTTTATCTGTAGATGAAAAGCAACACATTAAACCTGGTATGCTTCTTGCACGTCTTCCACGTGGTGCGATTAAGACGAAAGATATTACGGGTGGGTTACCACGAGTTGCAGAATTAGTTGAAGCACGTAAACCTAAGGAAGCAGCTGAGATTGCAAAAATTGATGGTTTAGTTGACTTTCGTGGTGTTCAGAAAAATAGACGCATTGTGATTGTACGTGATGAGACAACAGGAATGGAAGAAGAGCATCTTATTCCACTCACTAAGCATTTAATTGTACAGAGAGGAGATAATGTATTAAAAGGACAACAATTGACGGACGGACTTGTTGTTCCACACGAAATTCTTGAAATTTGTGGTGTACGTGAACTACAAAAATATCTTGTTAACGAAGTACAAGAAGTTTATCAACTTCAAGGTGTAGATATTAATGATAAACATATTGAGATCATTGTACGACAAATGTTACAAAAAGTTAGGGTCATTGATCCAGGTGATACCACTCTTCTTTTTGGAGAAGAGGTACATAAGAAGCAGTTTTACGAAGAAAATCGACGTACGATTGAAGAAGGTGGAAAGCCAGCTCAAGCTGCTCCTCTATTGCTTGGAATTACAAAAGCTTCACTTGGAACTCAGTCCTTCATTTCCGCAGCTTCATTTCAAGACACAACACGTGTTCTAACAGGCGCGGCTTGTGCAGGAAATACGGATTATCTTATGGGATTTAAGGAAAATGTGATTATGGGCCATATGATTCCTGGTGGAACAGGCTTTGACAATCATTATCGAGTGAAACAATATCTTGACTCTGAAGAACAAGAAGAACTTGCTTTTGATTTTGGTTAA
- the tal gene encoding transaldolase yields the protein MLSKLDQLKQITTVVCDTGDIKSIKKYAPTDATTNPSLIFQAASEEAYQYLIHDAIHWGMSKKCNQNERLHLIMDKLFVNFGLEILKIIPGRVSTEVDARLSFDAQKSIKKAIHLIELYEAEGIDRARILIKLASTWEGFQAAQILEKEGIHCNMTLMFSLVQAVAAAEVGATLISPFVGRILDWYQAHQDVINYLPEKDPGVLSVTEIYNYYKKFGYKTQIMGASFRNVDEILELAGCDLLTISPKLLDILKNSQGMIKPKLSQEISKKMSIQELKIDESVFRFELNNNAMATEKLSEGIRNFVKDTLKLEKHILKHMASAV from the coding sequence ATGCTGTCTAAACTAGATCAATTAAAGCAGATAACGACAGTCGTTTGTGACACAGGTGATATCAAAAGCATTAAAAAATATGCACCAACTGATGCAACGACTAATCCTTCATTAATCTTTCAAGCTGCTTCTGAGGAAGCTTATCAATACTTGATTCATGATGCCATCCATTGGGGAATGAGTAAAAAATGCAATCAAAATGAAAGACTCCATCTTATTATGGATAAGCTCTTTGTTAACTTTGGTCTTGAAATTTTAAAAATTATCCCAGGACGGGTATCCACAGAAGTCGATGCTCGTCTTTCTTTTGATGCACAAAAAAGTATAAAAAAGGCAATCCATTTAATCGAGTTATATGAAGCAGAAGGTATTGATCGTGCACGTATTTTAATCAAACTTGCTTCAACTTGGGAAGGCTTTCAAGCTGCACAAATTCTTGAAAAAGAGGGGATTCATTGTAATATGACTCTCATGTTTAGCCTAGTGCAAGCAGTTGCAGCAGCAGAAGTTGGTGCAACACTCATTTCTCCTTTTGTCGGACGTATTCTCGATTGGTATCAAGCACATCAAGATGTCATAAATTATTTACCAGAAAAAGATCCAGGTGTCCTCTCAGTCACAGAAATTTATAATTATTATAAAAAATTTGGGTATAAAACCCAAATTATGGGAGCTTCATTTCGCAATGTCGATGAGATTTTGGAACTAGCTGGTTGTGACTTATTGACCATTTCACCAAAGCTATTGGACATTTTAAAGAATAGTCAAGGAATGATTAAACCTAAACTTTCTCAAGAGATATCTAAGAAAATGTCTATCCAAGAATTAAAAATTGACGAGTCTGTCTTTCGCTTCGAATTAAATAACAACGCAATGGCAACTGAAAAACTCTCTGAAGGAATTCGGAATTTTGTTAAAGACACTCTTAAGCTTGAAAAACACATTCTCAAACACATGGCTTCGGCTGTATAA
- a CDS encoding V-type ATP synthase subunit E (produces ATP from ADP in the presence of a proton gradient across the membrane; the E subunit is part of the catalytic core of the ATP synthase complex): protein MERLETGKDKIKKICDILKHETLEPAKKEAQQIIEAAEKEAHQIIRDAEIKSEQILSEAKAKIERKNALFHHSLLQAHQQSLETLREEISNNFFNHELDDWLQKNIVDPELGAKLINVLIKAIEQEGMSVDFSAIVPTKIPAEKINAILGRSILEKLRENSVVVGDFIGGVQIKLHDRNLTLDLSDEALKELIGGYIRKDFRDILFGS, encoded by the coding sequence ATGGAGAGATTAGAAACTGGCAAAGACAAAATTAAAAAGATTTGCGACATTCTTAAGCATGAAACTTTGGAACCTGCTAAAAAAGAAGCTCAGCAGATTATAGAAGCTGCAGAAAAAGAAGCTCATCAGATCATTCGGGATGCGGAGATTAAATCTGAACAGATCCTCAGTGAAGCAAAAGCTAAAATTGAAAGAAAAAATGCCCTTTTTCACCATTCTCTTCTTCAAGCTCATCAGCAAAGTTTAGAAACATTAAGAGAAGAAATTTCTAATAATTTTTTTAATCATGAATTAGATGATTGGCTACAAAAAAATATAGTTGATCCAGAATTGGGGGCCAAATTAATCAATGTCTTAATCAAAGCAATTGAGCAAGAAGGAATGAGTGTCGATTTTTCAGCCATCGTACCCACAAAAATTCCTGCAGAGAAGATTAATGCGATTTTAGGTAGAAGTATTTTGGAAAAATTGAGAGAGAATAGTGTGGTAGTTGGGGATTTTATTGGTGGGGTTCAAATTAAGCTTCATGATCGGAATTTGACACTTGATTTAAGTGATGAAGCTCTAAAAGAATTGATTGGAGGGTATATTCGAAAAGATTTCCGCGACATTCTCTTTGGGTCCTAA